DNA from Triticum aestivum cultivar Chinese Spring chromosome 7D, IWGSC CS RefSeq v2.1, whole genome shotgun sequence:
gcccctctgccgttaggtGACCTTATATAAATGCCCTTCCGTGCCGTTTCCGttaggtcaaaggcctttgaccgtctaCGGGACGTTTCTTGGACATTTTGCCCCTGCCTCCAtgtgtcacttacatgtgggacccacttaggaaaaaataaaaataaaaacactttctctcacccctctctctctcacttacatatgggcccagaaaaggaaaaagaaaacctcTCTCCCACATCTCTCTCTAACTTACATGTGGGGCCTAGCAAAAAATAGAGAAAAGAAAAAAGTTATCTCTCTGTCTCCCGACCTCGCGGTCTCTCTCATCTCCGGTGAACTACATGCGACGGCCGGCGGACCGGTCCTCGCGCCGCCACTGGAGCTAGCTCgccatgctcctccaccagctCACCGCGCCCGGTCACCAGCTCGCCGCGctccgccgccctctccctctctctcttgccaaGGAATAGCAAAGCAACTATCGTCGGCGTTGACACGCGCGCACGGCCAGGGACAGTGCAGAGCTCCAATAAAATGTCTGATAGTCCGACCGCTCTCCGATTCATCTTCCTGTGCAATTAATTGGATTGAAACGCCCCATAGTGACGGATCCTTCctcgtcttccccagctccggtgtcacgccgccgccgctcgaTCTCCTCTACCAGTGAGCACTGCCGCCTTACCTCAGGATCTTGAGTTTCGAAATCTCCTCCTGAACATCCTCCGCCTGCTCCCGTTTATCCTCGCCTCCCTTAGCAGCTCTGCCGGCGAGCacctcccgtcgccgccgctcaaGCTCGCAACTTCGCATCCTCCCCGGCACCCCACATTCTCTGGCCACCTCAGGCCACTGAAGCTTCTCTCCCGCACCCTCACAAGCCCGATCTTGCAGCCGACTCCTCCGGCGTCCTCCCGTACATCGCCGTCGTGTCTTTGTGCGCTGGCGCCGGCGTGTTTTTAGTTAGCCTAATCCCAGATTATCCTAAACTATTATTAGTTCTAATTACACTCGTTTTACAAAAGCTGACTAGTGGGTCCAGCCCTCAAATAAATCAGTAAATAACGTTTCAGAAAATAATAGAACAATGACTGACCCATATCaagttttatttttcattttattagttgggcccatatgtaagtgagagagagggggtgagagaaaatgttttttctttttattttttctctgaGTGGGCCCCACATGTAAGCGACACATGGAGGCAGGGGCAAAATGTCCAGGAAACGTCCGGtagacggtcaaaggcctttgacctgacggaaacggcacggaagggcatttctataagggcacctaacggcggaggggcattttttagcaggctttcgaattaggggcaaatgtgagtagtgggttcgagttagggacacataTGTAAAAGACCCTTAATATATAGTACGCACGCTCGTGCGTATTTGAGGAAAAAAAATGTACAATGCATATTGTTTCCCAGCTGGATCCCCATTTGTACGTGCAACATCAGCCATCGACGCGAGTGACCCACACGTCCGCCGCAGAACCAGCACGGCGCCACATGTCCAAGGGAGCGCCTCCCCGGCGCGCTGGCCGTGCGCCAAAGTGCCCACATCGGCACCGCAACCGGCCGAGCGGCGCAGCCCAAGGCCGAACTCCAAACACGATTACACGGGCTCAACCGTCCGCAGGCCAGGCCAGTTTCCTCCGCGTCCATCCGTCCTCAAAAGGCAAGGCGGCCTTGTCAGCACCCGCAGCCAAGGGATATGCCGCCGTCAGCCGCTCCACGCGCGCCAGCGCGATCGATCGGCTTGACCGTCAACGCGCGGCGCGTTTACACCGTGGGCTGCTGCGGCCGATCAAAATCTTTGCGTACACTACGCTTGGCTGATGTCACTGGCGCCGGTCAATCAGAACCGCTCGTCATTTTTGGTTTTTGACGACCTGACCCGATTGCGTGCCCGCGCGATGCTCTTTTCACGCGTATACGCGACGGGGAAAAAATCGTCGTTGGAAGTTGGAACGGTGTCTAAAGACAGCGGATGGGGGAGCGGATACAGGAGGGATATCGATCATTGATTTGGGAAGATGTGTGAGAAATAAATGTCGGGAAGAAGATGAAGATATTCACCGCTGGCATGGCAATCTTGTGTGGGGCCCGTCGCTGACATGCTTGCGTCTTACCGGAGGGTGGCTAGCCGGGCACTGTCAAGACTTGCCTTTTCTGATTTTGTTTCAGTCGAATAGGTGGCAAACTAGGCACCGGCAAACATAGTAATTTTGGGCGACTAAACTGTTCATGTTGTTCTATCTTCTGCAGTCAAACGCTATGGCCAGAAGAACACCACCACCCTAGTCCCAAGCTAGTCAAGGCAACTCGGTAATGATGCTACGATGTGCATCTAGGCGGTGTCGAGGTTAAATTATCTTCTCTAATAATGGAACATAGATTAATTACCATCGTCCTATTTCAGCTTCAAGCAATATGTTCGGAGAAAGGATGGTAAAtaccaaaaaggaaaaaaatattctTAATTTATAAGTTCACATGAATGTCATCCAAATATAAATTTTCATTCGGACACGAAAAGAGGATAATATGAATTTCATTCAAATATAAAGTTCATATAATATTCGGACGGGAAAAAGGGGATTGCTAAGTTAGCGACAGACCATGCGCCGCCCTCCTCTGGCGACACGGGGGTAGGCACACCCGCCACCGCAGGGAACCCCCGCCTCTGTCTGCTACCACTGCGCCGCCGTCGGAGAGCAGGCCGGCGAAGCCGTGCCGCCCCTGGATGGTGGCGGCGGAGCAGATCCGTCCCTCCCACGTGCACCCCCACCCTCGCGCTGCGCCCCAAATCCACCAACCGCCGCCATCGGGGCACTCCCCCCTCCGCCCGCTCCCGCTGCGCCGCTGCCGGAGGGCCGACCAGCGAGGCGTGTCGTGCCCTCGGATGGTGAAGGCGGGGCATAGCCGTCCCCCATGCACCCTCCCTCCCGCCTCGCATCCCCAAGCTTTTGTGCGGACGAACCCCTCCCAGCTACTGCTCGCTCCTGCAGGTCCAACGGCGAGCGTGACGTGCCTGGCCATGGCCATGGGCACCCTCCCCTGCAGTACTTCCCTCCTCCCGTACGCGACACGGCCCAGCCCTGCTGATGCCGTTGTTGGCCATGGGTTGGGCAAGGGGACTGCCGCCCGGTCAAGGGGGTGTTCGCAGCCTGCCTTCCATGCGCAGGCGGCCCCCTCTCGTCTCCGGCGGCGCTACCTTCCCCAAGCCACGGTGACGACTCATGTGGAGGCAACGAGACTACAAGGATAGTGGCAGTCACGAAGCTCCTCAAGGCGGGTTCTTGTTGGCACTGTTTCAACCCGGCGACTTTGGACCCGCGTCTCTCCGGTTTCCATGGTTGTCGGCGTCCTCTGCCGGGCGCCTCCGGCCTCGGGGACCAGCAACTACGTCCCTTCCAGCTCGCATGGCTCCCCGATGTCCCGACGGCTATGGCCACAACATTTAGGGTTTGCGTTCCTCTAGTCCTAGATTGCCGGCGTTGCCGTTCACCGTCGCCCCACCCCCTCATGGTTTGCTTCGTTGCCTGCCCTATGTTGGACATCTCAAAGCCCTTTCTTTTTGCCAGATCCAATGCTCGCGTGTTCGGAGGTGGTGCCACCCATCGACGGCAGGTGCAGCCCCGCCAACCCCTTCCTACATGGTGGCTCCGACCAGCGTTTGGCTCCTCATCTTCCTTTCCAATTACGGTGGCGATAGGATTGCTTATTCAGGCCAGGGAGAAATCCCTGCTCGGCTTGCcagtgctggcggcggcggcgtgtgcgTACATCGTTCCCATCTTGGAGCCGCTGTCAAGGCCCTTGGCTGGGCCCCTCTTCGAGCTCAGGGAAAACCGTAGGTCTGGTTCCTCTGGATCGGATGGCGACGGCGTCTCAACGTCGTCTTCTTTCTTGAAGGCGCTATCTTGCTCGCTCACGGTGTCCCCAGTTTTGGATCTGTCGATGTTGGTGTTCTTGTTGGTTCAGCATTGCTGTTCTTGGTTCGGGTTTGGTAGATTTTGTTGTGATGTATCCTCTGTACGGGCCGAGCATCCCTTGTCTCTCTGCCTCGGGCATCATGTTCATGCCTGCATGCGTTCGTGTCATTTGTTGTATCCTTTTATGTACTCATTCTACTCCTTCTATCAATGCAAGGATACACAAGCTTTGTGTATTCCTGAAGAGAAATCATTCAAAATACTGCAGGAATATCCACGTAAAACTTATGTAGTGCAGAAAAGAATTATCAGCCTCGGGCAAGTCACTTCTCATTTTGTAAATATTTATATGTGCTTTGAAAAAGAAAACATGACACAATAGACAGTGCATTATAAAAACTCCAATGGCGTCACACAAGGCAGCCTAGAAATTCTACCGAACGCCATCATACTTGTCGCGTTATAATGGGTTGATAAACTTCAAATCATGTGTTAGAAATGGCCAATAAGCGGCCTAGAAAATCAACCTGACGCCATTATATATGTCACGTTATACGAATGTATTGCGCCGATAAGTTGTGCATTATATAGTGTAGTCAATGGCCAATAAGCGGCCTAGAAAATCTACCTGACGCCATCATACATGTCGCGTTATAGTGGGTTGATAAAGTTTATAACATATAGTGTTATAAATGGCCAATAAGCGGCCTAGAAAATCTACCTGGTGCCATCATACTTGTCGCGTTATAGTAGGTTGAAAAAGTTCACATCATATAGTGTTATAAATGGCCAATAAGCGGGCTAGAAATTATGACGCCATCACATTATGTCACGTTATACGAAGTATCGCGTTGATAAGTTGTGCATTACAGTGTTGCCAATGGCCAATAAGCGGCCTGGAAATTCTATCTGACGACATCATATTTGTCGCGTTATACGAGTGCATCGAGTTGATATGTTTTATATCACATAGTGTTAATGGCCAATGAGTTGCCTAGAAATTCGACCTGGCGCCATCATATCGTTCACAGTATATGAATACAGTAAGTTATACATTTTATATTACACACTGTTATCAATGGCCAATGAGGGGCCTAGAAATTCGACTGGACGCCATCATATCGGCCGCGTTATACGAATGCATTAAGTTGCTATATTTTAGATTACACAATGCTATCAATGGCCAATGATCGGCCTACAAATTCTACCTGACGCCATCATATTTGTCGCGTTATACGAATGCATTGAGTTGATATATTTTATATTACACAGTGTTATCAATGGACGACAAAGCGGCCTAGAAACTGGACCTGACGCCATCATATCGGTCGCGTTATATGAATGCATTAAGTTGATATATTTTATATTACATAATGTTATCAATGGCCAATGAGCAGCGTAGAAATTATACTTGACACCATCATATTTGCCGCGTTATAGAAATGCATTGAGTTGATATATTTCTCTTACACATTGTTATCAATGGTCACTGAGCGGCTTAGAAATTCTACCAGACGCCAAGCGTTATATGGATGCATTGCGTTGATGTAATGTACATTACACGATGTTATCAATGGCCAATGACTGGCTTAGAGAAATTCTACCTGACGCCATCATATCTGGCGCTTTATACGAATGTATCGTGTTGATATATTATATATTACATAGTGTTACGAATGACCAATGCGCATCCTATAGAAATTAAACATCGGTAAGCAAATAATTTACACGGTAGAATATTCGCAAGAAAAAAGAATAATCGCAAAAAATATACTCATTGCCATATGAGTactgaaagaaaataaaaaagaaaaaaaaactgtacGTTCACATGTGTTGCGCTCTTGCTCCTCCAGCAACGGTGAAAAAGGTCcccaccaaaaaaaagagagaaagaaagcaACGGTGAAAACATATTCCTAGAATCGACCGTGCTCTGTCCCCCCCTGCCCTCTCACTCTCTCACCCCTTTGACTTTGTCGCAAAAGTCAAGTGGGGACCTTGCCCCACCCCTCCAGAGACCACGAGGCCGGCTCCCGATAAAACGCAGCCCCCtcgcccccctctctcctccttttcAGACACCACGAGCGAGGCCGGATCCAATGCCCATCCCCACCACCACCATCTCTCTCCTCCCACCAACAGCGCCAACAATAAACTAGAACCAAAAGTCAGCGcccccctcctttccttcctccATAGCCAGCAAGAACCAACTCTCCCCGCGCGAGCCGACCATGGACAGGGACGCCGGGTGCTACTAcctcggcggcggaggcggcaacgACTGGGACCTCAACGCCGTCGTGCGCTTCGCCTGCCGCGGCCgcgtcctcccgccgccgccctcggaggaccccttctcctccttcttcccccCGCCCGCGCCCGTCGTGGAGGACCACGGGATGCCTGACGCGGCGGCGTTGCTCCCTGATCCTCCCGTCGACGGGGGCTCTGCTGCCGTCGACGAGCTCTCCATTGCCTTCTTCGCGCCGTCCGCGGCGCTGCCGTCCTcgcctcagccgccgccgccgccgcagcagcagcagcagccagcgGCGCCAACGAACCAAGAAATGGTCCCGATGCAGCAAGACGAGGCGGTGCCGCCTCCGATGCTGCTGACCGCGGGCGGGCAAGGCCCTGTCGGCGAAGGGTCGAGATCCAAGAGAAAGTACGTCCCGAACACTCTGAATTTTTTCGAAATAAAATGTTGCTGGCTTATCGTGTATGCTTGTGCTCACGCGTGCGCGTGGATGGTTGGCGTCTGTGCAGGAAGaaggtggtgaagaaggtggtgaagcGGGTGGCGGCGGACGGCACGTCGGCGGACCCGTGGGCGTGGCGCAAGTACGGGCAGAAGCCCATCAAGGGGTCGCCGTACCCGCGCGGGTACTACCGGTGCAGCACCGA
Protein-coding regions in this window:
- the LOC100192144 gene encoding WRKY transcription factor 22, with amino-acid sequence MDRDAGCYYLGGGGGNDWDLNAVVRFACRGRVLPPPPSEDPFSSFFPPPAPVVEDHGMPDAAALLPDPPVDGGSAAVDELSIAFFAPSAALPSSPQPPPPPQQQQQPAAPTNQEMVPMQQDEAVPPPMLLTAGGQGPVGEGSRSKRKKKVVKKVVKRVAADGTSADPWAWRKYGQKPIKGSPYPRGYYRCSTDKACEARKMVERCRDDPNSFILTYTGGEHSHPAPAHRNSLAGTTRNRQQAPEPAAGQSAPAAKAKEESSSAAAEPSPAQSTSGGMSPTTPLRTPSMEEYNQDSEFDEAAGGASQPPMDVEKDREDELLKILEGCVHGGDSSIVVEETFVVTPWVTAPGGAAGWS